The sequence ATGCAGGCCGCCGACCTCCTGGGCCTGGGCCCGGAATGGGACCTGCGGCCCTTCGTGGGCTTCCGCCTCCAGGAGCTGTCCTTCCTGGCCCACGACGGCACCCAGTGGGAATACGACCCGCCGTACACCGTGACGCCCCTGCCCGGCCACTCCATCGCCTTCCGCCAGACCTGGCGGCAGTATTTCCTCGGTCTGGCCCTGGGCTACGACTGGGGCCCGGTCCTGGGCCTGCGCCACTTCAAGACCACCGGCCGGGCGGACGTGGCCTATGTCCAGGGCGACAACCGCGACGACCATCTTCTGCGGCCGGACCGCATCACCCGCGAGGAGACCGAGGGCTACGCCGTCCACGCCGTCCTGGGCCTGACCCTGGGTCTGGCCGAGAACCTGGACCTGGGCCTGGAGGGCGAATACCTGGGCATCGAGACCACCGGCGTCCACAAGCTCCACGACGGCTGGGTGGGCCTCGACATGCAGTGGAACAAGGGCGTGCACGTCTGGTCCCGCCAGACCTCCCTCCAGCTCTCCCTGGCCTACAGCTTCTAATCCCCCTTCGGGGGCGCATGGAAAGGCCAAGGGCCTTCGGCCCACTTCAGAAAG comes from Desulfovibrio aminophilus and encodes:
- a CDS encoding omptin family outer membrane protease, with product MPDSARGTGVLPARRRPGRGGLYPRAASGVLLLVLLLCAPAAPLGAEPGPAEPTATDWSFELKTKVLMDSFTAYEFGMPLPPQYAPLSRLEFEMDSVWAGFSARRRLDRFSLGLEYLSSSLRQEGGHMRDSDWEDPADTGRLTTFSKSECTLRPSFQISADLDMQAADLLGLGPEWDLRPFVGFRLQELSFLAHDGTQWEYDPPYTVTPLPGHSIAFRQTWRQYFLGLALGYDWGPVLGLRHFKTTGRADVAYVQGDNRDDHLLRPDRITREETEGYAVHAVLGLTLGLAENLDLGLEGEYLGIETTGVHKLHDGWVGLDMQWNKGVHVWSRQTSLQLSLAYSF